The sequence below is a genomic window from Kitasatospora kifunensis.
CACGGCGTGATGGACCGGGTCGACATCATCACCGGCACCCTGGGCAAGGCGCTCGGCGGCGCCTCCGGCGGCTACGTCGCCGCCCGCCGCGAGATCGTGGCGCTGCTGCGCCAGCGTTCGCGCCCGTACCTGTTCTCCAACTCGCTCGCTCCGGTGATCGCGGCCGCCTCGCTGACCGTGCTCGACCTGATCGAGACCTCGCACGAGCTGCGCGAGAAGCTCGCCGCGAACACCGCGCTGTTCCGCACCAAGATGACCGAGGCGGGCTTCGAGATCCTGCCCGGCGAGCACCCGATCGCACCGGTGATGATCGGCGACGCGGCCAAGGCCGGCAAGCTCGCCGAACTGCTGCTGGAGCGCGGGGTGTACGTGATCGGGTTCTCCTACCCGGTCGTCCCGCACGGCCAGGCCCGGATCCGGGTGCAGCTGTCGGCGGCGCACTCCACCGAGGACGTCGAGCGGGCGGTGGCCGCCTTCATCGACGCCCGGGCCGCGCTGGAGGCGTGATCGCGCCGGCAGCGTGATCGAGAGGTGCGTTCGCGCTGGCAGAATGGCTGAGTGATCGACGCCAGACGCCTGCGGACGCTGCGCGCCGTGGCGGACCACCGGACGGTGACCGCCGCGGCCGCGGCGCTCTACCTGACCCCTTCCGCGGTCTCCCAGCAACTGGCCGCGCTGGAACAGGAGACCGGGCACGCGCTGCTCGCCCGGGACGGGCGCGGGGTGCGGCTGACGGCGGCCGGCGAGATCCTGCTGAGCCATGCGGACGCCGTGCTCGCCCAGTTGGAACGGGCCGAGGCCGACCTCGCGGCCTACGCGGCCGGCGCCGAGGGCCAGGTCACGGTGGCCTCCTTCGCCACCGGCATCGCCCTGGTCCTGGCGCCGGCGATCGGCACCCTGGCCGCGACCGCGCCGGGGGTGCGGCTCAAGGTGCTGGACGCCGAGGGCGATGCCAGCCTGCCGATGCTGCTGGACGGCCAGGCCGACCTCGCGGTGGCCGTCGAGTACCGCGGCGCGCCGCGGGGCGACGACCAGCGCCTGGCCAGATTCCCGCTCTACGCCGAGCCGTTCGAGGCGGTGCTGCCACTGGGCCACCGACTGGCCGGGCAGGTGGGACCGGTGGCGATGGCCGAGCTGGCCGCCGAGCCGTGGATCGGCCCCTACCCGGGCAACCCCTGCCACGACGTGGTGCTGCTCGCCTGCGAGCACGCCGGCTTCGCGCCGCGCCTGCTGCACTCCTCGGACGACTTCCGCGCGGTGGTCGCGCTCGCCTCGGCCGGCGCCGGGGTGGCCCTGGTGCCGCGTTCCGCGCTGCGGGGGGTCGATCTGGCGCGGGTGGCGGTGCGCGCGGTGGACAGTGAGCTGGCCACCCGCAAGGTCTTCGCGGCCGTCCGCGGCGGCGCCGAGCACCATCCGCTGATCAGACCGGTGCTGGAGGCGCTGGCCACGGCCGCCGCCGAGCTGGCCTGATCCCGCGGGTCCGCCCTGATCTGCCGGTCGGCCTGACTTGGCGGTCGCCCAGATGCGCTGGTCGCCCTGACTTGGCGGTCGCCCTGATTTGCCGGTCGCCCTGATTTGCCGAGAGTTACGAGGAGCCAGAACGTGACTGCCCTTCCCATCGCGGTGATCGGCCTGGGTGACATCGCCCAGAAGGCCTACCTGCCGGTGCTCGCCACCCAGCCGGGTCTCGACCTGCGGCTGATGACCCGCGACCGGGCCAAGCTCGACCGGATCGGCGACACCTACCGGATCGGGTCGCGCTTCACCGACCTCGACGAACTGATCGCCAGCGGCCCGCGCGCCGCCTTCGTGCACTCCGCCACCGACACGCACGTCGCCATCGCCGAACGGCTGCTCACCGCCGGCATCGACGTCTACGTGGACAAGCCGCTCGACTACCACCTCGAAGAGTCGCGCCGGCTGACCGAACTCGCCGACCGCCTGGGCCGCTCGCTGATGGTCGGCTTCAACCGCCGCTACGCGCCCGGGTACGTGCAGGCCAAGGAGCGGCCGCGCGATCTGATCATCTTGCAGAAGAACCGCGAGGGACTGCCGGAGGCGGCGCGCACCCTGGTTCTGGACGACTTCATTCACGTGGTGGACACCCTGCGCTTCCTCGTCCCCGGCGAGATCGAGCACGTCGACGTCCGTTCGCGCAGCCACGACGGCCTGCTCGAACACCTCGTCCTGACCCTGGCCGGCGACGGCTTCACCGCGCTCGGCGTGATGAACCGGGTGAGCGGCTCGACCGAGGAGGTGCTGGAGGTCTCCGGCGCCGACGCCAAGCGCAGCGTGGTCAACCTCGCCGAGGTGATCGACCACCGCGGCCAGCCGACCGTGCGCCGCCGCGGCGACTGGGTGCCGGTGGCCCGCCAACGCGGCATCGAGCAGATCGTGCTGGCCTTCCTGGACGCGGTGCGGGCGGAGAAGACCGTCGACGCCCACGACGCGCTGCGTACCCACGAGTTGTGCGAGCTGATCGTGCGTCGGGTGACCGAGGGCAGCTGACGGTAGATCAGGGGGCGGCGCCGAGGATCAGCTGTCGGCTTCCTGGGCTGGTTCCGCCTCGTTCAGCAGCGGGAACAGGCGGGCCAGTACCGCCACCGGGGTTGTGTGCGGGCGATTGGCGTCGCGGTGCTGGAAGCCGACCAACACCCGGCGCAACTGCTCGCCGACCTCGCGTAGTTCACCGGGGGTCAGGTGCAGCACGGCGCTGAACGCGTCGTCCTCGCGCCACTGTTCCGGTGCCTGGTCGCGACGGGCCATCCAGAGTTGGTAGCTG
It includes:
- a CDS encoding LysR family transcriptional regulator gives rise to the protein MIDARRLRTLRAVADHRTVTAAAAALYLTPSAVSQQLAALEQETGHALLARDGRGVRLTAAGEILLSHADAVLAQLERAEADLAAYAAGAEGQVTVASFATGIALVLAPAIGTLAATAPGVRLKVLDAEGDASLPMLLDGQADLAVAVEYRGAPRGDDQRLARFPLYAEPFEAVLPLGHRLAGQVGPVAMAELAAEPWIGPYPGNPCHDVVLLACEHAGFAPRLLHSSDDFRAVVALASAGAGVALVPRSALRGVDLARVAVRAVDSELATRKVFAAVRGGAEHHPLIRPVLEALATAAAELA
- a CDS encoding Gfo/Idh/MocA family protein: MTALPIAVIGLGDIAQKAYLPVLATQPGLDLRLMTRDRAKLDRIGDTYRIGSRFTDLDELIASGPRAAFVHSATDTHVAIAERLLTAGIDVYVDKPLDYHLEESRRLTELADRLGRSLMVGFNRRYAPGYVQAKERPRDLIILQKNREGLPEAARTLVLDDFIHVVDTLRFLVPGEIEHVDVRSRSHDGLLEHLVLTLAGDGFTALGVMNRVSGSTEEVLEVSGADAKRSVVNLAEVIDHRGQPTVRRRGDWVPVARQRGIEQIVLAFLDAVRAEKTVDAHDALRTHELCELIVRRVTEGS